A genomic window from Leptolyngbya sp. BL0902 includes:
- a CDS encoding phenylpyruvate tautomerase MIF-related protein, with protein MPLIQVKTSIPSPDKAQVENLLKDLSARLASHLGKPESYVMTAFTADVPMTFAGTTDPVCYLEIKSVGTMGSKTKAMSQDFCALVESALGVPKNRVYIEFADATGAMWGWNGGTFG; from the coding sequence ATGCCACTTATCCAGGTGAAAACTTCTATCCCGTCCCCCGACAAGGCCCAAGTGGAGAACCTGCTGAAGGATCTCTCCGCCCGGTTAGCCAGCCATTTGGGCAAGCCCGAATCCTACGTGATGACAGCTTTTACCGCTGATGTTCCCATGACCTTTGCGGGCACCACCGACCCCGTCTGCTACCTCGAAATCAAAAGCGTGGGTACCATGGGCAGCAAGACCAAGGCCATGAGCCAGGATTTCTGTGCCCTCGTGGAAAGCGCCCTAGGGGTGCCCAAGAACCGCGTCTATATCGAATTTGCCGATGCCACCGGGGCCATGTGGGGCTGGAACGGCGGCACCTTTGGCTAG
- a CDS encoding phycobilisome rod-core linker polypeptide, with amino-acid sequence MTVINELTPKEITVSRQSDREERQTALRQIYAQVLERQPYAYERKVLAKDEEDFLRNKIGVKRFLRILGQSEVYLNEFYYGSSNLKFIELCFKHFIGRAPKDGDEMREYCDVLMRHGVKELITALLDSDEYDHHFGCFTVPHAWTDEQYPSPRTYWETDVLLHELHGRRGWVLPTMTWHDLHLNCDGGSCALDTAPASVSQPMSVPTSPTPSTAAMGALHQVLSTMSPADIAAFAQTLSPGEREKLRAMLMQPVGAS; translated from the coding sequence ATGACCGTAATCAATGAATTGACCCCCAAAGAAATCACAGTAAGCCGTCAGTCTGACCGTGAGGAGCGGCAAACGGCCCTGCGCCAGATTTATGCCCAAGTTCTAGAGCGTCAGCCCTACGCCTACGAACGAAAAGTATTGGCTAAGGATGAGGAAGATTTCCTTAGAAATAAAATTGGTGTCAAGCGTTTCCTGCGTATTTTGGGCCAGTCTGAGGTTTATCTGAATGAGTTTTACTATGGCTCCTCAAACCTAAAATTTATCGAACTGTGCTTTAAGCACTTCATTGGCCGTGCTCCCAAAGATGGCGATGAAATGCGCGAATATTGTGATGTTCTCATGCGTCATGGCGTGAAGGAGTTGATTACAGCCCTGCTCGATTCTGACGAGTACGATCATCACTTTGGCTGCTTTACTGTGCCCCATGCTTGGACGGATGAGCAATACCCTTCGCCCCGCACCTATTGGGAAACGGACGTTCTGCTCCATGAGCTCCATGGCCGCCGGGGTTGGGTGCTGCCCACCATGACCTGGCACGATCTCCACCTCAACTGCGACGGTGGGAGTTGTGCCCTAGATACCGCCCCTGCCTCCGTATCTCAGCCCATGAGCGTGCCGACGAGTCCTACCCCCTCTACGGCGGCGATGGGTGCCCTGCATCAGGTGCTCAGTACCATGAGCCCAGCGGATATTGCCGCCTTTGCCCAAACCCTCTCCCCCGGCGAACGGGAGAAACTGCGGGCGATGCTGATGCAGCCGGTGGGTGCTTCCTAG